The Cryptomeria japonica chromosome 6, Sugi_1.0, whole genome shotgun sequence genomic interval ttaaatggtacaaggcaagaattgaaaatgaaacaggaagacaactgaaatgccttagatctgatagagggggagagttcacttttgatgaatttaacttattttgcaatgatcatggtataaaaggcaagtatctacaccaagaacacctcagcaaaatgggatagccgagagaagaaacagatcaattgtagattgtgccagaaccttgatgatagaaaagagggtacctcaaacattttggagagaagcaatcggcactgcagtttacaccctaaaccgagttcaactgaagaaaggaactatgaagacaccatatgagatctggtatgacaagaaacctaatgtaagttattttaaaatctttggaagtagatattatgttcacaaagatgacagaaatggaaagtttgatcataaaagtgaagaagaaacatttcttggttattcttctagaagtaaagcatttaaatggttgatcaaatcatctaaaaaaatagtagaaagtgtaaatgtgaaaattgatgaatttgcagaaagaaatgatgaaggaaattccaaagaaccgaaatattatgaagaattcatttatgttcaaccgagaagtcctacagagaaagttgctgaagaaaatgaagataatgtccagttaccgagtgatgaagaagttcATACAAAACCTATCgatcctatattagccaaatatgtcagaagacatcatgcatcaagtcagattataggagataaggatgatccaatgatgacaaggaacaaactaagacagaacacatgtctgatatctgaatttgaaccgagaatagtaaaagaggaatttaacagtgaagattgggtaaatgctatgatagaagagattgatcaaatcaagaagaatgacacatggacactgatcccaagaccgaaggacaaaaatgtaatcggtactaagtggattttcagaaacaagctaaatgaaaaaggtgaggtcattcggaacaaagcaagactagtttgcaaaggttatgctcaagaagaaggaatagattatggtgagacttttgcacctgtagctagacttgagggagtaagaacattgttggcatatgttgctttcaaaaatttcaaggtatatcaaatggatgttaaatctgcatttttgaatggtatactagaagaagaagtttatattcaacaacctgaaggatttgttgaagacaagagtaaagatcaggtatgtaaactaaacaaagctttatatggtctgaaacaagcacctagagcatggtatgagagactgcactcttatttgaacaagattagttttataaggacaagtgaaaacaacaacatgtacatgaagagtgatgaggacaatgaaatactgatctcagccatatttgttgatgatattattttttgtggtaatgactccttatgcaagaactttggaaatgaaatgagcaaagaatttgagatgtcattaatcggtgagataaagtattttataggtttacaaatactgcaaatgaaagatgagattttcattactcaatccaagtacataaaggaaatcttgaagaaatttggaatggaggattctaaacctgtaagtactcctatgactaccaactgtaaactatcaaagaatgatgaatctacatatgttgatgagacactttactgatctatgattgggaagttgcaatatgttgtgcatagtagaccgaatatagcacatgcagtaggtattgttgcaagattctctatagatcccaaggaaacccatatgatagcaatcaagagaattttcatatacttgagaggcactgaagattatggcttaatatatgaaaagagaaatgattttgatttaaaagtttacactgatgctgattgggcaggcaacatagatgacaggaaaagcacaagtggtggagctttctttttgggagaaagactagtaagttggcttagtaagaaacaaggatgtatttcacagtcaacagtagaagctgaatatgttgctgcagcattgaactgcacaaatatagcatggatcaaacaactgttggaaggtataaatgagaaagttactgagccagtaactatattctgtgataatacgagtgccattaacatttcaaagaatccggtaatgcactctaagacaaagcatatctctataaagtatcattatctcagagaagaagttcaagagaagaaagttgtgctggaatatatcagttcaaaggagcaattagcagacatcttcacaaagccactgccaagggacacttttgagtatctcagaagcaagttaggggtcctacccctatcttctactcactgacaaagttcggtgaaagcatcaattcgatgaatctacataatattatgtgtggattgatgccgatttacacactttagaaggttttctagaggtgtgcaggaaatagtgaatagagacaagttgctctaactgagactgagatgatacacagcaaggcaaatcactttacagaggaagaaatcatgatttagttcttttactttttggcattgttgtcaaagggggagaagactaaatggtaaaatcctaaatgaagaagataacagaagactaatgacatgaggagaagactacaaaagggagaagacttcagacgATTTTTAACAACttaaggataataggagaagtctaacaacaatctgaatctgaatcaatttgaatatcttgttggtattaccatttaaaggttggttttgccatcaatgccaaagggggagattgttggcatttcaatataaggagattgttgatattcattaaggatattgagaaggttgttgaagattatttgatataacggAAAAAAGATGaaaactatctttataacattattttgtcattaatgtcaagaaattgattttctgattcagtatgatgttgccatatcttgagaagtatgttttgatgagtattaagtggtcggtaagtgacacagaataagaaaggggagaaataagttattcaatgggcaactattaccgagttagacaatgatgagatcatgatgtttagattgttttgatatcctacatatgttgttgattgtaaggttaatactatactatgtcaccgagcaaagaacctagtcggtaaaccctaaggaacctagtcagtaaaccctaaggttatcgatatcggttaatgaaggcggaatgtataccgagtaaagtttagtatttaccgagttgcaaccgagttatgacagatcgcattggatggataaaagcattatttaatgaaggatgctgatgagctggagatgtataaatgattggtatgttgcgcatgaagtttgttaaggatctatggcaatggaagatcgacaggaagatctacaatgcaaattgaaccgcaataaccttgtgcaagttccaagaaaagaatgcaagtcccaaggcaaggtaaaacattttcagatcgaaagatgcattgaacctagtcaagattgaagatttgatggctaagattgatcatgggaaatgtgatcaaggagattcagtggttagaaaattgtttataaataaggaattgttgataaacaatgtatgtgggcaagtgtaagcacagggatgctacatagtcattaccgagcacagaagcttgaagacctgtttgaataacaaagtaaggagcccagcaaagggacaagataagtcttatgacaagattgttttgagcaaatagaatatgctttagcattttagatgtgaagttgtagatatatttattactgttgtttattttgtaagtgacagaaaatctcttaaccgagtggacttaacagtcttatttgtaaatcctttagcaaggtgacattctaaatgagtgtttgaaatcctttaacaaggtcacttctaacaaagtgaagatcctaacagatctgagggaaatcccttaaccgggtcacatctagcaatgtgtttgtaatctttaacaggatttgcttttaactgagcatactctagaagagtatatttcttagtggttctgaaatcccacagtggttttttcctatttgggtttccacgttaaatctggtgttatatgtgttatgatgattatgtgtttatgagtttgcatgtttagcagtttttggttatattgttgaattataagttaccgaggttgaatctgttgattttatggaagattaagtttgtatgattcaccccccccccccccctcatcttgttagctattggcatcagaactttacatagaccatgttaggagtcacctggtcaagggattttacaacttagctttgttaggagtaacctcgctggaggatttaaacccaagttaatgagccacctggtgaagggatttacaagatcaggcatgttaggacctacccggttaagggattttaatgatgctgcaactattaggaaacaacatataaatgatctggATTCAACACTTCATATCTTGCTATTACAGATCCTTGTCAACTACAATTtgcttctctcatgcagacatcttaatctggttcgacacacacacacttctttgaTCACCGACtcaataaaccttctaaaactcgacctaaatagactttacaattaggtcagttacataaccttaacttacaatgaatctacatcatagatcaaaTCAgaccattacaacaaattacaagacaattacaaccgttgaatgatcataactcatcaccacacatcgatctgataagctatcaaacccttaacacattctgcaaAGCACTTCGTTGTTTTTCAAGAAATTCAATCCTTGTACgtaccaaaacaacatcttatcttttcacacggattctgacatgtcatcatcaacttatgaacatgaaaagaatcatctccaaaccataaaacatcactagTCAAAGGATCTTGTTAccagttctcaaaccctacactgtATATACAACAGTTAATTATAAACATGACtttcggttctccaaacatgatgtggatGAAaccatagactcattatgatgtcataagcaaCATTCTAAACCACAACACCTAACTTGAtgaaagtattgtcattgatgtcaaaaaggacGGGTCCATAATATTAATAATACACTTCCAGAATATCTTATCATCAGCAAATATAAACAATGTACTATGGAGCAATAAAAAATGAGAAGAGTAGTGGACAGAATGAAGAATGATGACTTGAGATGGTAGCAACTATGGAGTAAGGTTTCGATTTCATTAAAGACAATAACAAACCAATACAGCGATCAGATTAAGTTTATGAAAGAGAAGTTTTGTTATTTGCAAAGAAAAAGACATTGGAATATAGTATGAAGAATAGTGAACAAAGTGTGACAGAAATGAAGCTATCAAGATTGTGTTAAAGACAACAAATTAATGCATGCCTTTATGAAGAAATTTACACAATTGGCTTATGAACATGACTGGCCATTCACAGTTGGTGATTCAGTATTTTACAGAGGATTACATATTATGTGAGAAATTATTAATTCAGATTATGAAAGACTGAAATTAAAGATACAAGATAGCTATTCACATGAAAGTGGTAGCAGATGTGATCGTAGATGTGACTAGAGAACAACGCTTCTTCAAAGAGGCAATTCCATTTATCCAAAAAATGATAAATAGTAGAGAAAAGATGGCGAATTAATAAAGCAACAATTGTTTGAAGACAGCGACGATGAAGGCAGATTAATGGGCAGTGGCTATGTAGAGAATTGATAGTAATACCAGTATAAAAGATAATGAGTGAATGATTGAACTTATGAAGAATGCATAAAGTCATTATGTTGAGCATCCATTACATTCATTAAGGGGTCAATGGAAAGTAGCGATTGAGAGACTTCATATATATCTAACTACGATAGTATATGCAACGATCTCTATCCATAATTGAGTAAGGTATGGTAGTGATTTTATGACAAATGATCACAATATGGTGCAGCGAACTATACTATTGTGAGATACACAACATGACTTCAACGATCATGGAAAAATGCCTAGAAGAATAACAATTTGAAATAAAGAATGCCTTCAATCTCTTTGAAGTACATGAAAATGGTCGGCTTAGTAAAGCAACCCAATATGATGTGGAAGAGTCTGATCTATTGTGggagacaacaataaaagaaaaGACAATTAAATAATGAAGCAATTAAATAAAATTGGTCAAAGCTTAATcagtaaagtattgaaaagaaaaacTAATAAAAAGATGCGATTTGATTTAAAGTACAAATATGGTGGTTCATCAATTAGTTAAAGACGCAATACTTCTCAATAGGTGCGAATGCCAAAAGGGAATCAAGTTATGTTTGAAGGAATACAATGGTTGGGATAGAGTTGTTTATTATGAGAAGACACATCTTTCTGAAAAAGGTATCCATTAAAATATATAAAGACATCATGCAGATGTGTTTTAAGGTGTAAAAAAAACGTATAAAGTGCATGGAATCTGGAGATATATGTGTGAGAATTATGGGAATATAATTCTGAAATCATAATTCAAGAAAAAGAGTCTTTGGATGTATGTGGTGAGTGTGATATACATGCAAAAATAATAATTTAGAAAAAGAGTAATCTTTAGGTGTATGTGATGAGAGTGAGTGAAATTTAGAATATCCACACTTATGTGTAATATAGTGAGAAGTATGTAAGTAATGAGAACAATACTGAGATAACTTAAAAAGTGGAGCATGTAATTCTGAAATAATTTTTCAAACTATGAGTGTAAGGAAAGAAAAAGTGTTATGTGTAGGGGTGTTGTGCaaaatataatcaaattttcatagagtgggttggtgctcacaaaacagaatttggggagttggtgcttccagtgggttggtgcccataaaaacaaaaatttggggagttggtgcttccagtgagttggtgctcacaaaacaaaAGTTagggggttggtgctcacaaacaattgaaaaagaagaagaattacacacacacacacacacacacacacacacacacacacacacacacacacacacacacacacatatatatagtggCTTTCTCCCGCATTGGGTTTCCACTCAAAATTATTGTGTTCATGTGCATAACTATTTTTCAGTGATTGattctatcatataaaatattgaactggtaaaaagtttcattatactgattcacccccccccccctctcagtataactgtgtgctcttcaattggtatcagagcaggttccttCAGAGATAGCCTTACAGCTTGAAGGTAGATCCCCAAAAGAGCACAATGGTGGATAAATATGCAGTTAGAAATCCAATCTTCGATGGgacaaattatgcattttggaGTATTAAAATGAAAGCCTATCTGGCACTTGGTTATGATGTTTGGCAGTCCGTGGTGGATGGGTACACACCTTCGTCAACTCCTCCGACCGATACGACAGGAAAGAGGAAAAGTGAGAATAATGCTAAAGCAGAACACGCCCTTCTATGCAGTCTGGCAGATTCCGAATTTACGAAGGTTATGCATTGCAAATCAGCCAAAGAGATATGGAACAAATTAAAAGGTATCTATGAAGGGAATGAAAAAGTAAGAGAAGCCAAGCTTCAATCACTTAGAATGAAATATGAAAGTCTtaaaatgaaggaagatgaagacatCGCTGCCTACTTCTTGCGTGTGGATGAAATTGTGAACACAATCACAACATTGGGAGAAGAAGTTGAAGACACACTCCTTGTTTGGAAATTGCTAAGAACTTTGACAATGAAATTTGATCCCAAGGTATCAGCCATAGAAGAAATGAAGGATTTGAAAACATTGACAAAAGATGAATTGTTTGGAATTCtcacaacctatgaaatgagaacagaAGACAAACCGTCTCAAAAGGAAGCAGCTTTCAAAATATCAAAGAAAGGCAAAAACAAAAACTGTGCACTAAAGGAGAGCTCAAGCAGTGAATCAGATGAGGCTGAAGCTTATTTCAAGAGGAAATTCAAAAAGGGCAAAGGAAAATATAAAGGCAAATTtccatttaaatgtttcaattgtggtaaggtAGGGCACTATGCTTCAAAGTGTCCTCAAAATGAAGGTAATAGtagtgaagaggaaaagaagaactatccaaagaaaaaaggaaagaaatacTTCAAGAAGAACTACTCAAAACATAAGAAAAGCTTCTACTCTAAACAAAGCTCTAGTTCATCAGAAGAAAGCTCTGAAGATATGTCCAACAGTGATGGAGAAGAAATTCTTTTCATGGCAATGAAAGTTGAGGATGAcgaagatgaaaaagaagaagaaaaagaagctattggtgatgaagaagatgtagaTCTAGAAGAAGAGTTACATTATGCTTATgaacaaaatgaaaagctaaaaggaAGGATTTCAAAATATAAGACAAAATTACAGGAGTCAAGCAAGCTCATTGAAAACCTAAAAATACAATTAGAGGAAGCAAATAAGAATGAGGAAGAGATAAACGATCAGCTTAAAAGTaaagaggaagatgtagtaaaTTAGAATCAGAAATCGTCTCCTTAAAACAAGACTTGGAGAAACTTCAGAAATTTGAAGACAGTACCAAGAAAATGGATAAACTTGTCAAAACACAAAGACCTACTTTCATTAAATCAGGTCTAGGACGTAAAGAAGATCAAACAACCAAGGCTACTAGTTCAAAAACCTTGGATGAGTCATGGAAGATAGTAGAAAAtaaaagaaggaagaatgatactCATAGATCTCATCCTCCCACTAATGTGTTGAAAACATCCCACCTAAAGAAACCACATGCAACTAATAATTATTATTCATTCAAGGGACATTATTTTTTGTGTTATGAGTTTGGTCACAAAGCAATACATTGTAGGAGTCATActataaatatttctaattttACTCCAAAGAACCACAATTCATTTTCTCCTCTAATGAATTATGATGTAATATGCTATAAGTGTCACAACTTTGGACACATAGCCAGATTTTGTAGAACTATCTTTCCTAGTTTACCAAGAAAGGAAGATGTACCCATCAAAAGGGAGGAAACGTCTAGAATGACTTGGAAGAAAAAACAACAAGAAGATAAAGAATCCCTATTTGTTCAAATAGCTCTTCATGCAAAGAACAAGAAGGATAAGTGTTatgtagatagtggatgttcaaggCATATGATAAGGGACAAAAACAAGTTCATCTCCTTTGAACCAGCAGATGAaggaatagtaagatttggtgataacacaaaaagagaaataaaaggtaAAGGAACACTTAGCCTAGATTATGGAAAGACTAAAACTAAAAATGTGCTATATGTTAAAGGATTAAAAGAAAATCTGTTAAGTGTTAGTCAACTTTGTGACCAAGGACATAGTGTAACATTCTTGTCTAAGGGATGTGAGATTAAAAAGGATGGAAGAATTATTGCAAATTCTCATAGAACGGAAAACAACTTGTATATTCtaaatgagataaatgaagaaacatgcAATTTTGTTCAGGAAGATGAAAATCGGCTATGGCACAAGAGACTTGGTCACCTTaactttgacaatcttgtcaaaatcagcAAAAAGGAAGCAGTAAGGGATATGCCTAGGATTACAAAACCATCCAATGTCATTTGCAagcaatgtcaatttggaaaataaactcgAGTGAGATTTAAGTCCAAAGAATACTCTTCGTCAAAACCTCTAGAGCTTATACATACATACTTATGTGGACCAACCAGAacaaaaagtttgcaaggtgaaagatattttatgctacttatagatgattattctaggatgacttgggttgcctttctaaaagaaaaatctgaggcTCTTgcaaagtttaaagctttcaaagaATTAGTTGAAAATGAGATAGATGCCAAAATCAAGTGTCTTAGATCAGaccgaggaggagaattcacttcaaatgagtttgaagatttctGCGCAgaacatggaataagaagacaactttCAGCAACAAGAACTCCACAacgaaatggagttgttgaaagaaagaaccgaACAATTCAGGAAATGGCAAGGGCTATGCTAAATGAATCAAAGATTGCTGAcactttttggaaagaagctgttcaCACAACTATGTACATATTGAACAAGGCACAAATAAGGGTAAACAAtgacaagacaccatatgaacttTGGAAAGGAAGAACTGCAACTATTGATTATTTCAGGATCTTTGGTAGCACTTGCTACATTAGAAGATACGAAGAGGACTTGGGAAAATTTGATGCCAGGTCaaatgagggaatctttcttggatattccactagAAGCAAAGCttataaatgctacaataaaagacttcacaagatagttgaaagtgttaatgtgaagatagatgaaggaAGACAATTTGAGAAAGCCATGGAAGATCATCCTAAGGAGCAAGGTGAGGAGGAAGAATCAAAAGAAGAAAGTGAAAATGAGGAACAAGACAATTTTGAAAGTCCATCAAAAACACCATCAAAGACACCTTTAAAAACTCCATCAAAAACTCCATCAAAATTTGTTCAGAAAAATCATCCAGAAGGCTTGGTTATTGGAGAGTTGGATACAAACATTTAGACAAGGAGAAGATTGGCTACCACCGTAGAACATGCTCATTTCTGCCTACTTTCAAAGACAGAACCCAAGAATTTTGATGAAGCTAGTGAAGACAAGTATTGGGTAAAAGCTATGAATGAGGAGTTGGACCAAATTGAAAGAAatcacacatgggagcttgttccaagacccccaaacaaaaatgtcattggaaccaagtgGGTTTATCACaacaaaatgaatgaggatggtgaAATTACACGGAATAAGGCAAGGCTTGTATGTAAAGGTTATACACAAGTGGAAGgagttgattttgaagaaacctttgccccagttgCCAATTTGGAAGCCATCAGAatgtttctagctcttgcaagTCATAAgggtttcaaagtctatcaaatggacgtGAAATcagcctttctcaatggtgatttagaagaggaagtgtatattgaacagCCCAAAGGATTTATTTTGTCAGAAGTGGAATATTATGTATGCAGATTAAAGAAGGCActctatggtctcaaacaagcccctagagcatggtactccagATTAGACAACTATCTTCAAACACAAGGATTTATAAGAGGAGCAgcagatagtaatttgtacttcagatGTGAAGGTAATCATTTGttgattgtagttgtttatgtagatgatatcatttttggtggtagTAAGAATCAAATGTGTGAAGAATTTGCTTCTAACATGCaaacagaatttgagatgtctatgcttgGAGAACTTTCTTTCTTCCTGGGATTGAAGATTTTACAATTAGATAAAGGGATATTTCTCTCACAGCCTAGTATgttagggagatgttgaagagatTTAGATTTGAGGATTGCCATCTTGTCAGTACTCCTATGGTCATTGGTTGCAAACTCAGTAAAAATGATGAATCACCTGATGCGAATCAGACtcaatatagatccatgattggaagtctCTTATATGTAACAGCTACCAGGCCAGATATAATGCAAGTTGTTGGTGTAGCAGCATGGTATCAAGCAGCACCAAAGGAAACACATGTACAGACAGTTAAAAGAATCTTCAAGTATTTGAAGGGTACAATGgattttggattgtggtatccaaaatgtgatgatttcactctcagagcatacacagatgctgattgggcaggtgacaaGGATGATAGCAAAAGCACTAGCGGAGGAGCCTTTTTCCTTGGCAACAACCTTGTATCTTGGTTGAGCAAAAAACAGGCttcaatatctctatctactgcagagGCAAAGTACATTGCAGCAGCAACAtgttgtacacaagtattatggatgaaacaaaccttgcaaGATGTTAAGATTGAATATGATCATCCTAtctctatctattgtgataatacaagtgcaatcggTATGTCAAAGAATTCGGTGATGCACTCCAGGACAAAACACATCCCTATCAAAATTCATTTCTTAAGAGAACAAGTTCTTGAGCAGCAAGTAAAGTTGGAATATGTTCCAAcaaaggagcagttagtagatatctttacaaagcctcttTCAAAAGAGACTTTTGAGTACCTAAGGGAGAAATTGGGAGTAATATCACTCTCATCCTCTCAGTAAGTGCTTCGTATGAAGCATATATTAAAGAGGGGCAGGGTACAAACAACATAAAATctcttgccattgatgtcaaagggggagaaattgaaGACAAGGGGAGTGTTGGATTGAGGGGGAGCAATTTGaattgaaaggttgccatcaatgacaaagggggagatcgatgaaagtattgtcattgatgtcaaaaaggacGGGTCCAGAATATTAATAATACACTTCCAGAATATCTTATCATCAGCAAATATAAACAATGTACTATGGAGCGATAAAAAATGAGAAGAGTAGTGGATAGAATGAAGAATGACGACTTGAGATGGTAGCGACTATGGAGTAAGGTTTCAATTTCATTAAAGACAATAACAAACCAATACAGTGATCAGATTAAGTTTATGAAAGAGAAGTTTTGTTATCTGCAAAGAAAATGACATTGGAATATAGTATGAAGAATAGTAAACAAAGTGTGACAGAAATGAAGCTATCAAGATTGTGTTAAAGACAACAAATTAATGCATGCCTTTATGAAGAAATTTACACAATTGGCTTATGAACATGACTGGCCATTCACAGTTGGTGATTCAGTATTTTACAGAGGATTACATATTATGTGAGCAATTATTAATTCAGATTATGAAAGACATAAATTAAAGATACAAGACAGCTATTCACATGAAAGTGGTAGCAGATGCGATCGTAGATGTGATTGGAGAAC includes:
- the LOC131067887 gene encoding uncharacterized protein LOC131067887, coding for MVDKYAVRNPIFDGTNYAFWSIKMKAYLALGYDVWQSVVDGYTPSSTPPTDTTGKRKSENNAKAEHALLCSLADSEFTKVMHCKSAKEIWNKLKGIYEGNEKVREAKLQSLRMKYESLKMKEDEDIAAYFLRVDEIVNTITTLGEEVEDTLLVWKLLRTLTMKFDPKVSAIEEMKDLKTLTKDELFGILTTYEMRTEDKPSQKEAAFKISKKGKNKNCALKESSSSESDEAEAYFKRKFKKGKGKYKGKFPFKCFNCGKVGHYASKCPQNEEKSEALAKFKAFKELVENEIDAKIKCLRSDRGGEFTSNEFEDFCAEHGIRRQLSATRTPQRNGVVERKNRTIQEMARAMLNESKIADTFWKEAVHTTMYILNKAQIRIDEGRQFEKAMEDHPKEQGEEEESKEESENEEQDNFESPSKTPSKTPLKTPSKTPSKFVQKNHPEGLVIGELDTNI